The following proteins come from a genomic window of Populus alba chromosome 12, ASM523922v2, whole genome shotgun sequence:
- the LOC118044644 gene encoding protein TAPETUM DETERMINANT 1, translating into MSFSSSTMRTVVSKIIGVVLVMVVLLAILISTSSFLSGSSKDESGFMGLSRMFLHEEGKYSVSALHRKLLVRSLAMEEPSRIGEKCTGADIVISQGPTAPLSSGIPTYTVQIMNMCATGCDISRVHLNCGWFSSARLIDPKIFKRLRYNDCLVNDGKPLETGGILTFEYANTFSYPLSVSSITCH; encoded by the exons atgagtttttcttcttcgaCGATGAGGACGGTGGTTTCGAAGATAATTGGCGTCGTTTTGGTGATGGTCGTCTTGCTGGCTATACTGATATCCACATCTTCATTTCTCTCAG GTTCGAGTAAAGATGAAAGTGGATTCATGGGCTTGAGCCGCATGTTTCTTCACGAGGAGGGGAAATACAGTGTCTCTGCCCTGCATCGCAAGCTGCTTGTTCGCT CGCTGGCAATGGAAGAACCTAGCAGGATCGGAGAAAAGTGTACAGGCGCTGATATTGTAATAAGTCAGGGACCCACGGCTCCTCTCTCTAGTGGCATACCTACCTACACTGTTCAGATCATGAACATGTGCGCCACTGGATGTGACATCTCCAGGGTTCACCTCAACTGTGGCTGGTTCAGCTCTGCTCGCCTCATCGACCCCAAGATATTCAAGCGGCTTCGCTACAACGACTGCCTCGTAAACGATGGAAAGCCTTTGGAAACTGGTGGCATTCTCACCTTTGAATATGCCAATACGTTCTCGTACCCTTTGTCAGTCTCCTCCATAACATGCCATTGA
- the LOC118044643 gene encoding membrane-anchored ubiquitin-fold protein 3 — MPEEDLVDIKFRLYDGSDIGPFRYSSTSTVDMLKQRIVSDWPRGKTITPKAVNEIKLISSGKVLDNNKTVGQCRTPFGEAAGGVIIMHVVVQPSLAKTKTEKKIDKSPKKIVCSCSIM; from the exons ATGCCGGAGGAGGATTTGGTGGATATAAAGTTCAGGCTTTATGACGGGTCGGATATCGGACCGTTCCGGTACTCATCAACGTCTACTGTTGATATGCTTAAGCAGCGGATTGTTTCTGATTGGCCcagag gcAAAACAATAACTCCCAAGGCAGTGAATGAAATCAAGCTGATAAGCTCTGGTAAAGTCTTGGATAACAACAAGACTGTGGGTCAATGTAGAACACCTTTCGGAGAAGCGGCCGGGGGAGTTATCATAATGCATGTTGTTGTACAGCCATCTCTAGCAAAAACCAAAACag AAAAGAAGATTGATAAATCTCCGAAGAAAATCGTGTGTTCGTGTTCCATAATGTGA